CGGCATATACCGACACCTCGGTATCTACAGGAACAGACGGAATTCGCGATGTATTGAAATCCAATGGATATTACGAACCAAAGGTTTATGCCGGAACGACGATCGATCAGCCAAATAGCCAGATTAACGTCGAGTATGACGTCAATATTGGCCCACAGGCCCGGATTGGCAATGTAAAGACAGAGAGCCTAGAGCTGGGGATGTCCCTGGAGGAGTTTCGAAAAAAAGGAAAGCTGAAACAGGGCAGTAAGGTTACTCGCGATACGGTCAGCAATGCCCTTACGCGGCTTCGTTCGCAATATCAGAAACGGGACCGCCTTGAAGCTACGGTCAGCCTTTTGAAGCAGGCCTATGATCCGCAGAGAAAACAGGTGGACTATGACTTTCAGGTGAACCAGGGGCCTGAGGTTAAGGTGCTGGTGGAGGGCATAAAGGTCTCAAGAAGCCGTCTGCACTTGCTCGTTCCAATCTTTGAGGAGGGGACGATCGACAATGATCTGCTGAACGAGGGGATGCATAATATCCGCGACTTTGTGCAGCAGCAGGGCTACTTTGATGCCACGGTCGATGTGAAGGTTCTCGGTGAGAAGACCTCTGCGGAGCGGGTAGTATTCACCGTGGACCGCGGGATCAAGCACAAGGTCGTGACCGTTGAATTGAAGGGGAACCACTACTTCTCCGATGACATTCTTCGCGAACGGATGCGCGTGAAGAAGGCCGATGCCTATCAGCGCAGCGGACGATATAGTCCTGGCCTGGTGGCCGGCGATGTGAGCGTAATCCAGACGCTTTATCGAGCAAATGGATTCGATCAGGCGCAGATCACGACCGATGTGAAAGATACAGATGAAGGGAAAGATCCATCGAAGAAAAAAGAGGGTCGGATCTCGGTTGTGTACAACATCGTGGAAGGCCCTCAGAAAAAATTTGGGACGATCAATATCGTCGGCGTTGATCCTGGCCGGCTCGCAGATGTGAAGGCCCTGATGAATACGCAGGAAGGGCAGCCGTTTTCCCTGGTTACTCTGGCGGGCGATCGCGATACTGTACTGACGTATTACCTAAGCCATGGCTTCGATAAGGCCCGTGTAGATCTACAGCTTCCCAAGGGAGATGATCCTACGCGGAAGGATGTTTCTCTGCTGGTCGATGAAGGGCAACAGGTATTCGTAAATCGGGTACTGCTCTCTGGCCTGCACTTTACAAGAACCAAGGTGGCAGAGAGCCAGATTCTGGTGCATCCCGGCGACCCTTTGGACCAGACAGCGTTGCTGGAGACGCAACGCAATCTTTACAATCTCGCTCTTTTTAATGAAGTGGTGACGGCAGTGCAGAACCCCAAGGGGGATGCTCCGCGCAAGAATGTCCTTGTTCAGGCGACGGAAGCCAAACGCTGGAATGTTACATACGGTGTGGGCTTCGAGGCGCAGACAGGAAATCCTGGAGGAACGACACAGACAAACTCAGGAAATCCGGGGGCCTATTCCCCGGAGGGCAGAACCGGGGTTAGTCCTCGCGTATCGCTCGACGTTGCGCGAATTAATCTTCGCGGAACGCAGGATTCCATTACTCTTCGCAGCACCTATGGATTACTAGAGCAGATTGCCGTTCTTACTTACCAGAATCCAAACTCTTTCGGGTCGAAGAACTTCTCCACTTCGCTTGCAGGCGGCTATACCAATATTCAGAACATCACGACGTTTGCCTCGTCGACATTGCAAGGCAGTTTTCGCGTCACGGAAAAATGGAAGCGTACGGACACCTTTATCTATGAATTTCTTTATCGTCGCGTCAAGGTGGACCCCAATAGCCTGCGAATTTCATCGGACCTGATACCTCTGCTCTCTCAACCCGTTCGTGTTGGCGGCCCGAACTTCACGTGGTTTCACGATACCCGTCAGCCAAGCCCGTTGGACGCCACGAAAGGGACCTACTCTACCCTCCAAGGTTTCTACGCGTCGTCGAAGTTTGGTTCGCAGACAGACTTCTGGAAGCTGGATGGCTCGAATTCCACGTATTATCCGCTCTTTCATCGGCGCTATACGCTCGCCCGCAACACGCGCATTGGCTACGAACATACGTCGGGCCCGAATCCTAATGCAGGTAATCCGGTGTGCTTAGGCGATCTGCGAACGACAAATCCTACCTGCAATGCTGTACCTCTGCCGGAGAGACTCTATGCTGGTGGCGCTACGTCGCATCGAGGGTTTGGCATTAATGGAGCCGGTCCGCGAGACCTACAGACCGGGTATCCAGTCGGCGGATCAGCAGCCTTCATCAATACGCTGGAACTGCGGATGCCCCCTCCAACGCTTCCTTATGTAGGAGACAGTGTCAGCTTTGTCTTCTTTCACGATATGGGGAATGTATTTCAGAATCCTGAAGATATGTTTCCCAGCTTCTTGAACTTCCGTCAACCGAATCGCGGGATCTGTCGCAATGTTTCAGGTACGATCGGACATTGCAACTTCAATTACTTCTCTCATGCAGTTGGTATCGGGGCGCGCTACCGAACCCCGGTCGGTCCTATTCGATTGGATTTCAGCTACAACCTGAATCCGCCGATTTATCCGGTCACGAATGACTACAACGGCAAGCCCCCGTATGTCGGCGAAGGGAATCACTTCAATTTCTTTTTCAGTATTGGACAGAGCTTCTAAATGCTGCGACCGGTGCACAGTTCGGCGATGTGGTGGTTGAGAGGATTCGTACTTCTCATCAGTACGACCTCCTGCGCTGTATCGCAGCAGATCTCCAGCCCGACGCTTCCGCCTCCGCGAGCCAGCGTGCCGACGAAGCCCGAACCTGGGACCGAGATCGACGGTATTGTGGCCATCGTGAATGGTACGGTGATTCTGGAAAGCGATGTGGATGAGGAGCGAAGATTCGAGAACATTCAACCTTATCGAGGATCGGCAGCAGATTTTTCGCGTGATCGCGCCATTCAACGACTGATTGATCGAACACTGATTCTCCAGCAGGCTGCGGTTGAGGCCGACCAGATTGGCGTTTCAGATGAGGAACTGAATCGGCAACTGCAGACATTGCGGCAGGATATTCCTGCGTGCCGCGAATATCACTGCGAGACTGATGCAGGATGGCAAAAATATCTAACCGCGAATGGTTTTACCGTACCGGAATTTCGAGACCGCTGGAGAAAGCGGATGGAACTGTTGCGGTTGATCGAGATCCGCTTCCGCAACGGCATCCATATCACCGATGAGGAGATCAAGGACTACTACGAGAAGAACATGCTTCCCGAGTATGCGAAGCAGAAGGTGACTCCGCCAAAGCTTGAGACGATATCGCGCCGTATCGAAGAGGTGCTGCTGCAGCAAAGAGTCGGAAGCTTGCTGCGAGATTGGTTGCAGTCGTTAAGGGCGCAGGGAAATGTATGGATTATGAAACCGGGTGAGGTGGCGCCGTGAGCGATCAGTCGCAGATGCCGCCTTCTCCTGGTGATGATCGAGAAAAGCTGGAGGAACGTCTTCAGGAGAAGCGCCAGCAGATTGAACAAAAGCTGGGAGAGAAAAAAGAGCAGATCGAGCAGAAGTTGAAGCAGGTGAAGCGGTCGATTGCTGCACGCATTACTCGTGGAACGTTATGGACTGCTGGTAGCCTTTTTCTTCTTCTGCTGGTCGTTTTCGGTATCTTCGCCTGGTACACCACCACCTCAGATTTTGAGCACCGTGTACAGAAAGAGGTTGTTACTGCTTTAGGGGATGCAACTGGTGGACGGGTTGAGGTGAAGCGAGTTCACTTCGATTTGTGGCATCTTGCTGTGCAAGTGGATGGTTTGGTAATTCACGGGTTGGAAGGTCCACAGGAAGCCCCGTATCTTTCGATCAACAAAATTTTGGTCAGAGTTAAGATCATCCACCTCTTTTCGCGGGTGGTTGGGCAGGGTGTAGCATCCCATATAGCGCTGAACTATCTTCGCGTGGAGCGGCCGCAGTTTCACCTGATCGTCGACAAGGATGGACACACCAACCAGCCTGTTCCAAAGCATCCGAGCACCAGCAACACTCCTGTAACCGATACATTACTCAATCTACGAGCACGGACGGTTGAACTGGCAGATGGAGTAGCCCTCATCAATGATCATGCGATTCCGTTTGATTTTGCTGCGCGCGATCTTGATGCAG
This portion of the Edaphobacter sp. 4G125 genome encodes:
- a CDS encoding POTRA domain-containing protein — its product is MKRAFVSLLWMALVSYCMAQTPDTTSTPAPLTSAENPPVPGRGEPTLSPETPQAADTQTSQQQNDQAPLVSAGPGLSTSVWEWKGLLVQKIEFNGVTFEPSDTLPRELPQHAGEPLDPEKVRESTRKLFNSGRYRDLTVRAVKEGGGMALIFDGVPRYYVGRVTISGVKNDRLSSLLEYATKLSPGTAYTDTSVSTGTDGIRDVLKSNGYYEPKVYAGTTIDQPNSQINVEYDVNIGPQARIGNVKTESLELGMSLEEFRKKGKLKQGSKVTRDTVSNALTRLRSQYQKRDRLEATVSLLKQAYDPQRKQVDYDFQVNQGPEVKVLVEGIKVSRSRLHLLVPIFEEGTIDNDLLNEGMHNIRDFVQQQGYFDATVDVKVLGEKTSAERVVFTVDRGIKHKVVTVELKGNHYFSDDILRERMRVKKADAYQRSGRYSPGLVAGDVSVIQTLYRANGFDQAQITTDVKDTDEGKDPSKKKEGRISVVYNIVEGPQKKFGTINIVGVDPGRLADVKALMNTQEGQPFSLVTLAGDRDTVLTYYLSHGFDKARVDLQLPKGDDPTRKDVSLLVDEGQQVFVNRVLLSGLHFTRTKVAESQILVHPGDPLDQTALLETQRNLYNLALFNEVVTAVQNPKGDAPRKNVLVQATEAKRWNVTYGVGFEAQTGNPGGTTQTNSGNPGAYSPEGRTGVSPRVSLDVARINLRGTQDSITLRSTYGLLEQIAVLTYQNPNSFGSKNFSTSLAGGYTNIQNITTFASSTLQGSFRVTEKWKRTDTFIYEFLYRRVKVDPNSLRISSDLIPLLSQPVRVGGPNFTWFHDTRQPSPLDATKGTYSTLQGFYASSKFGSQTDFWKLDGSNSTYYPLFHRRYTLARNTRIGYEHTSGPNPNAGNPVCLGDLRTTNPTCNAVPLPERLYAGGATSHRGFGINGAGPRDLQTGYPVGGSAAFINTLELRMPPPTLPYVGDSVSFVFFHDMGNVFQNPEDMFPSFLNFRQPNRGICRNVSGTIGHCNFNYFSHAVGIGARYRTPVGPIRLDFSYNLNPPIYPVTNDYNGKPPYVGEGNHFNFFFSIGQSF
- a CDS encoding SurA N-terminal domain-containing protein, producing MLRPVHSSAMWWLRGFVLLISTTSCAVSQQISSPTLPPPRASVPTKPEPGTEIDGIVAIVNGTVILESDVDEERRFENIQPYRGSAADFSRDRAIQRLIDRTLILQQAAVEADQIGVSDEELNRQLQTLRQDIPACREYHCETDAGWQKYLTANGFTVPEFRDRWRKRMELLRLIEIRFRNGIHITDEEIKDYYEKNMLPEYAKQKVTPPKLETISRRIEEVLLQQRVGSLLRDWLQSLRAQGNVWIMKPGEVAP